Proteins found in one Pseudoxanthomonas sp. SL93 genomic segment:
- a CDS encoding Fe-Mn family superoxide dismutase, translating to MAIELPPLPYDRTALEPHISGETIDFHYGKHHKTYVDNLNKLIEGTEFADASLEEIVRKSQGGMFNNAAQVWNHTFYWNCLKPASGQNAGGGEPTGALADLINKTFGDFAKFKEEFTKTAIGTFGSGWGWLVQRPDGSLALASTSNAATPLTGEDKPLLTIDVWEHAYYIDYRNARPKYVESFWALVNWDFVAGNLR from the coding sequence ATGGCCATCGAACTGCCCCCCCTGCCCTACGACCGTACCGCCTTGGAACCGCACATCTCCGGCGAGACGATCGACTTCCACTACGGCAAGCACCACAAGACCTATGTCGACAACCTCAACAAGCTGATCGAAGGCACCGAGTTCGCCGATGCATCGCTTGAAGAGATCGTGCGCAAGTCGCAGGGCGGCATGTTCAACAACGCCGCGCAGGTGTGGAACCACACGTTCTACTGGAACTGCCTGAAGCCGGCTTCGGGTCAGAATGCTGGCGGCGGCGAGCCGACCGGCGCGCTGGCCGACCTGATCAACAAGACCTTCGGCGATTTCGCCAAGTTCAAGGAAGAGTTCACCAAGACCGCGATCGGCACCTTCGGTTCCGGCTGGGGCTGGCTGGTGCAGCGCCCGGACGGTTCGCTGGCGCTGGCCAGCACCTCCAACGCCGCCACCCCGCTGACCGGCGAAGACAAGCCGCTGCTGACCATCGACGTGTGGGAACACGCCTACTACATCGACTACCGCAATGCGCGCCCGAAGTACGTGGAATCGTTCTGGGCGCTGGTCAACTGGGATTTCGTTGCCGGCAACCTGCGCTGA
- the grxD gene encoding Grx4 family monothiol glutaredoxin, giving the protein MPVMERIQAEVEGHPIVLFMKGTPQFPMCGFSSRAVQALRDAGAEQVYTINVLEEPEIRANLPRFSNWPTFPQLFIQGELIGGCDITLELHESGELQRIVSEALSQ; this is encoded by the coding sequence ATGCCGGTGATGGAACGCATCCAGGCCGAAGTGGAAGGCCACCCCATCGTCCTTTTCATGAAGGGCACGCCGCAGTTCCCCATGTGCGGTTTCTCGAGCCGTGCCGTGCAGGCATTGCGCGATGCCGGCGCCGAACAGGTCTACACCATCAACGTGCTCGAGGAGCCGGAGATCCGCGCCAACCTGCCGCGGTTCTCCAACTGGCCCACCTTCCCGCAGCTCTTCATCCAGGGCGAGCTGATCGGTGGCTGCGACATCACGCTGGAACTGCATGAGTCCGGCGAGCTGCAGCGCATCGTCAGCGAGGCGCTGTCGCAGTGA
- a CDS encoding 5-(carboxyamino)imidazole ribonucleotide synthase: protein MTTVGILGGGQLARMLALSGAPLGLRFLVMDTAADACAGQFAPLLVGDYRDEAALAEFASKVDVATFDFENVPAESAEWLAQRVPVFPNPRALAVAQDRLVEKTLFRELDIPVGAFADVASREQLQAEVERLGGACILKTRRLGYDGKGQFRLRSVDDVEAAWAALGAQAATVGLIVEAFIPFERELSVVAVRGRDGEFRTWPLTENWHVDGVLSASLAPARIDEALAHAAREHARKLAEALDYVGVFALELFHRNGQWLANEMAPRVHNSGHWSIEGAETSQFQNHLRAVLGLPLGDTRVLGHACMLNWIGDMPAAAPVLQEAGGHWHDYGKEPRAGRKVGHATLRDDDATSLAHALARVGVALDRQAQVAPVIARLTD from the coding sequence ATGACCACGGTCGGCATCCTCGGTGGCGGGCAGCTGGCCCGCATGCTCGCGTTGTCCGGCGCGCCGCTGGGCCTGCGCTTCCTGGTGATGGACACCGCGGCGGATGCCTGTGCGGGACAGTTCGCGCCGCTGCTGGTCGGCGATTACCGTGACGAAGCGGCACTGGCCGAATTCGCATCGAAGGTCGACGTGGCCACGTTCGATTTCGAGAACGTGCCCGCGGAAAGCGCCGAGTGGCTGGCGCAGCGCGTCCCGGTGTTCCCGAACCCGCGCGCGCTTGCCGTCGCGCAGGATCGCCTGGTGGAGAAGACGCTGTTCCGCGAGCTGGACATCCCGGTCGGCGCCTTCGCCGATGTCGCTTCGCGCGAGCAACTGCAGGCCGAAGTCGAACGCCTCGGTGGCGCCTGCATCCTCAAGACGCGCCGGCTGGGTTACGACGGCAAGGGCCAGTTCCGCCTGCGTTCCGTGGACGACGTGGAGGCGGCATGGGCCGCGCTGGGTGCGCAGGCGGCGACCGTCGGCCTGATCGTCGAGGCGTTCATCCCGTTCGAACGCGAGCTGTCGGTCGTGGCCGTGCGCGGGCGCGATGGCGAGTTCCGCACGTGGCCGCTCACCGAGAACTGGCACGTCGACGGCGTGCTGTCGGCCAGCCTGGCACCGGCGCGCATCGATGAAGCGTTGGCCCACGCGGCGCGTGAGCATGCGCGCAAGCTGGCCGAAGCGTTGGACTATGTGGGCGTATTCGCGCTGGAACTCTTCCACCGTAATGGCCAGTGGCTGGCGAACGAGATGGCCCCGCGCGTGCACAACTCGGGGCACTGGTCGATCGAGGGTGCGGAAACCTCCCAGTTCCAGAACCACCTGCGCGCCGTGCTCGGCCTGCCGCTCGGCGATACCCGCGTGCTGGGACATGCCTGCATGTTGAACTGGATCGGCGACATGCCTGCCGCCGCGCCCGTGCTGCAGGAAGCCGGCGGTCACTGGCACGACTACGGCAAGGAGCCGCGCGCCGGACGCAAGGTGGGCCATGCCACGCTTCGGGACGACGACGCGACGTCGCTTGCGCACGCGCTCGCGCGGGTCGGGGTGGCGCTTGATCGGCAGGCGCAGGTGGCCCCCGTCATCGCGCGCCTGACGGACTGA